In Streptomyces sp. NBC_00091, the following proteins share a genomic window:
- a CDS encoding iron ABC transporter permease, translating to MAVPLAFFGLFFAYPVAAIVGRGLRTDEGWQFGRIGEVLARPDIADVLWFTTWQALASTALTLLIALPGAYVFARFEFPGKQLLRALVTVPFVLPTVVVGTAFLALVGRGGLLDELWGVRLDTTVWAILLAHVFFNYAVVVRTVGGLWAQLDPRQEEAARVLGAGRFAAWRRVTLPALAPAVAAASLMVFLFTFSSFGVVQILGGPSYSTLEVEVYRQTAQLLDLPTAAVLTMVQFVAIAAILAVHARTVRRRETALRLVDPARTARPPHGWAQRGLLGGVLLTVALLIVAPLAVLVERSFDAPGGYGFGFYRALQDAGAGGGTFLVPPLEAVWNSLQYALAATAIALLIGGLAAAALTRRAGRFVRGFDALLMLPLGVSAVTVGFGFLITLDEPPLDLRTSWILVPLAQALVGVPFVVRTMLPVLRAVDGRLREAAAVLGASPLRAWREVDLPLVRRALLIAAGFAFAVSLGEFGATVFIARPDHPTLPVAVARLLGRAGELNYGQAMALSTILMLVCAVSLLVLERLRPDKTSGEF from the coding sequence ATGGCCGTGCCGCTCGCCTTCTTCGGGCTGTTCTTCGCCTACCCCGTCGCCGCGATCGTCGGCCGCGGGCTCAGGACCGACGAGGGCTGGCAGTTCGGCCGGATCGGCGAGGTCCTGGCCCGGCCCGACATCGCCGACGTGCTGTGGTTCACCACCTGGCAGGCGCTCGCCTCGACCGCGCTCACGCTCCTGATCGCGCTCCCCGGCGCGTACGTGTTCGCGCGCTTCGAGTTCCCCGGCAAGCAGCTGCTGCGGGCGCTGGTGACCGTCCCCTTCGTGCTGCCGACGGTGGTCGTCGGCACCGCCTTCCTGGCGCTGGTCGGGCGGGGCGGGCTGCTCGACGAGCTGTGGGGCGTCCGGCTGGACACCACCGTCTGGGCGATCCTGCTCGCCCACGTCTTCTTCAACTACGCCGTCGTCGTGCGGACGGTCGGCGGGCTGTGGGCCCAGCTGGACCCGCGCCAGGAGGAGGCCGCCCGGGTGCTGGGCGCAGGGCGCTTCGCGGCGTGGCGGCGGGTGACGCTGCCCGCGCTCGCGCCGGCGGTGGCCGCCGCCTCGCTGATGGTGTTCCTGTTCACCTTCAGCTCCTTCGGCGTCGTACAGATCCTGGGCGGGCCCTCGTACTCCACCCTGGAGGTGGAGGTCTACCGGCAGACGGCGCAGCTGCTGGACCTGCCGACGGCCGCCGTGCTGACGATGGTCCAGTTCGTGGCCATCGCCGCGATCCTCGCCGTGCACGCGCGGACCGTGCGCCGCCGGGAGACCGCGCTGCGGCTCGTGGACCCGGCGCGCACCGCGCGTCCGCCGCACGGCTGGGCGCAGCGCGGGCTGCTGGGCGGGGTGCTGCTGACGGTGGCGCTGCTGATCGTGGCGCCGCTGGCCGTACTGGTGGAGCGGTCCTTCGACGCGCCCGGCGGGTACGGCTTCGGCTTCTACCGGGCGCTCCAGGACGCGGGCGCCGGGGGCGGAACGTTTCTGGTGCCGCCGCTGGAGGCCGTCTGGAACTCCCTCCAGTACGCGCTCGCCGCCACCGCCATCGCCCTGCTGATCGGCGGACTCGCGGCGGCCGCCCTGACCCGGCGGGCGGGCCGCTTCGTACGGGGCTTCGACGCGCTGCTGATGCTGCCGCTCGGGGTGTCCGCCGTGACGGTGGGCTTCGGGTTCCTGATCACCCTGGACGAGCCGCCGCTGGACCTGCGGACCTCGTGGATCCTGGTGCCGCTGGCGCAGGCGCTGGTCGGGGTGCCCTTCGTCGTACGCACCATGCTGCCGGTGCTGCGGGCCGTCGACGGCCGGCTGCGGGAGGCGGCGGCCGTGCTCGGGGCCTCGCCGCTGCGGGCCTGGCGGGAGGTGGACCTGCCGCTGGTGCGGCGGGCCCTGCTGATCGCGGCGGGCTTCGCCTTCGCGGTCTCGCTGGGCGAGTTCGGCGCGACGGTCTTCATCGCCCGGCCGGACCACCCGACGCTGCCGGTGGCCGTGGCGCGGCTGCTGGGGCGGGCCGGGGAGCTGAACTACGGGCAGGCCATGGCCCTGAGCACGATTCTGATGCTGGTGTGCGCGGTGTCCCTGCTGGTGCTGGAGCGGCTGCGACCCGACAAGACCTCGGGAGAGTTCTGA
- a CDS encoding aspartate aminotransferase family protein, with translation MSQDLSKTAYDHLWMHFTRMSSYENSPVPTIVRGEGTYIFDDKGKRYLDGLAGLFVVNAGHGRKELAEVAYKQAQELAFFPIWSYAHPKAVELAERLAGYAPGDLNKVFFTTGGGEAVETAWKLAKQYFKLQGKHTKYKVISRAVAYHGTPQGALSITGLPALKAPFEPLVPGAHKVPNTNIYRAPIYGDDPEAFGRWCADQIEQEILFEGADTVAAVFLEPVQNAGGCFPPPPGYFQRVREICDQYDVLLVSDETICAFGRLGTMFACDKFDYVPDMITCAKGMTSGYSPIGACIVSDRIAEPFYKGDNTFLHGYTFGGHPVSSAVALANLDIFDKEGLNQHVLDQEGNFFNTLKKLHDLPIVGDVRGNGFFYGIELVKDKVTKESFTDEETERVLYGFLSKALFDNGLYCRADDRGDPVIQLAPPLIADQGTFDEIEGILRSVLTEAWTKL, from the coding sequence GTGAGCCAGGACCTCTCCAAGACCGCGTACGACCACCTGTGGATGCACTTCACCCGCATGTCGTCGTACGAGAACTCCCCCGTCCCCACCATCGTGCGGGGTGAGGGCACCTACATCTTCGACGACAAGGGCAAGCGCTACCTGGACGGTCTCGCCGGACTGTTCGTGGTCAACGCCGGTCACGGCCGCAAGGAACTGGCCGAGGTCGCCTACAAGCAGGCCCAGGAACTCGCGTTCTTCCCCATCTGGTCGTACGCGCACCCCAAGGCCGTGGAGCTCGCCGAGCGCCTCGCCGGCTACGCCCCGGGCGACCTGAACAAGGTCTTCTTCACCACCGGTGGCGGCGAGGCCGTCGAGACCGCCTGGAAGCTCGCCAAGCAGTACTTCAAGCTGCAGGGCAAGCACACCAAGTACAAGGTCATCTCCCGCGCGGTCGCCTACCACGGCACCCCGCAGGGCGCCCTGTCCATCACCGGCCTGCCGGCCCTGAAGGCCCCCTTCGAGCCGCTGGTCCCCGGCGCGCACAAGGTGCCGAACACCAACATCTACCGCGCCCCGATCTACGGCGACGACCCCGAGGCCTTCGGCCGCTGGTGCGCCGACCAGATCGAGCAGGAGATCCTCTTCGAGGGCGCCGACACCGTCGCGGCCGTCTTCCTGGAGCCGGTGCAGAACGCCGGCGGCTGCTTCCCGCCGCCGCCCGGGTACTTCCAGCGCGTCCGCGAGATCTGCGACCAGTACGACGTGCTGCTCGTCTCCGACGAGACGATCTGCGCGTTCGGCCGCCTCGGCACGATGTTCGCCTGTGACAAGTTCGACTACGTGCCGGACATGATCACCTGCGCCAAGGGCATGACCTCGGGCTACTCCCCGATCGGTGCCTGCATCGTCTCGGACCGCATCGCGGAGCCCTTCTACAAGGGCGACAACACCTTCCTGCACGGCTACACCTTCGGCGGACACCCGGTGTCCTCCGCGGTGGCGCTGGCCAACCTCGACATCTTCGACAAGGAAGGCCTGAACCAGCACGTGCTGGACCAGGAGGGCAACTTCTTCAACACCCTGAAGAAGCTGCACGACCTTCCGATCGTCGGCGACGTCCGCGGCAACGGCTTCTTCTACGGCATCGAGCTCGTCAAGGACAAGGTCACCAAGGAGTCCTTCACGGACGAGGAGACCGAGCGCGTGCTCTACGGCTTCCTCTCCAAGGCCCTCTTCGACAACGGCCTGTACTGCCGCGCCGACGACCGTGGGGACCCGGTCATCCAGCTGGCCCCGCCGCTGATCGCCGACCAGGGCACCTTCGACGAGATCGAAGGCATCCTGCGCTCGGTGCTCACCGAGGCGTGGACCAAGCTCTAA
- a CDS encoding LOG family protein has translation MVNADIEIETLAEFDRVVARGSLSGYRVQSVNLLERTFALLSADTSSAVFLGCAMEPDASVKVRADGALVFPPVPDLPFNPYRGLLYTPGELFAGLAEGYESTPDAQAYAWFQETKSDGDIFSSMLRSVHDDAISDALDEHLAGARVVGVMGGHAMARGGTEYRGAAELGRALTRSGLTVATGGGPGAMEAANLGAYLAPAPDEALPEALRLLAKVPSFTPSVSDWARAAFAIRERWPQGGDSVGIPTWFYGHEPPNAFAGQIAKYFANATREDGLLARSNAGVVFLPGAAGTVQEVFDNATPNYYESRSRPTPMILVGRAHWTGHLPVWPLLQALARGRAMESRIALVDSVDEVPDVLAAMA, from the coding sequence ATGGTCAACGCAGACATCGAGATCGAGACGCTCGCCGAATTCGACCGGGTCGTCGCCCGGGGCTCGCTGAGCGGCTACCGCGTCCAGTCGGTCAACCTCCTCGAGCGGACCTTCGCGCTGCTGTCCGCCGACACCTCCTCGGCCGTCTTCCTCGGCTGCGCGATGGAGCCCGACGCCTCGGTGAAGGTCCGCGCGGACGGCGCGCTCGTCTTCCCGCCGGTACCGGACCTGCCCTTCAACCCGTACCGGGGTCTGCTGTACACGCCCGGGGAGCTGTTCGCCGGCCTGGCCGAAGGCTACGAGTCCACCCCGGACGCGCAGGCGTACGCCTGGTTCCAGGAGACCAAGTCCGACGGCGACATCTTCTCCTCGATGCTCCGCTCCGTCCACGACGACGCCATCTCCGACGCCCTCGACGAACACCTCGCCGGCGCCCGCGTCGTCGGCGTGATGGGCGGCCACGCCATGGCCCGGGGCGGTACGGAATACCGCGGCGCGGCGGAACTGGGCCGGGCCCTGACCCGGTCCGGGCTGACGGTCGCCACCGGCGGCGGCCCCGGCGCGATGGAGGCCGCCAACCTCGGCGCCTACCTGGCCCCCGCCCCCGACGAGGCCCTCCCCGAGGCCCTGAGGCTGCTGGCGAAGGTCCCCTCCTTCACCCCGTCGGTCTCCGACTGGGCCCGCGCGGCCTTCGCGATACGGGAGCGCTGGCCCCAGGGGGGCGACTCGGTCGGGATCCCCACCTGGTTCTACGGGCACGAGCCGCCGAACGCCTTCGCGGGCCAGATCGCCAAGTACTTCGCGAACGCCACCCGCGAGGACGGGCTGCTCGCCCGGTCCAACGCGGGCGTGGTCTTCCTGCCGGGCGCGGCGGGCACCGTGCAGGAAGTGTTCGACAACGCGACGCCGAACTACTACGAGTCGCGGTCGCGGCCGACCCCGATGATCCTGGTCGGCCGCGCCCACTGGACCGGGCACCTGCCGGTCTGGCCGCTGCTCCAGGCGCTGGCCCGGGGCCGGGCGATGGAGTCCCGGATCGCGCTGGTCGACTCGGTGGACGAGGTCCCGGACGTGCTCGCGGCCATGGCCTGA
- a CDS encoding Lrp/AsnC family transcriptional regulator, which produces MHSEVVVSRSADSRNRQPSPSVDAVSLAIIEQLQEDGRRPYASIGKAVGLSEAAVRQRVQKLLDQGVMQIVAVTDPLTVGLRRQAMVGINVEGDLDPVADALTAMAECEYVVMTAGSFDLMVEIVCEDDDHLLETINKKIRTLPGVRSTESFVYLKLKKQTYMWGTR; this is translated from the coding sequence GTGCACAGTGAGGTCGTGGTCAGTCGAAGCGCAGATTCCAGGAACAGACAACCGTCCCCTTCGGTCGATGCTGTGTCCCTGGCGATCATCGAGCAACTGCAAGAGGACGGTCGCCGTCCCTACGCATCGATCGGCAAGGCCGTGGGCCTCTCCGAAGCGGCAGTACGCCAGCGCGTACAGAAACTGCTCGACCAGGGCGTCATGCAGATCGTCGCCGTCACCGACCCGCTCACCGTGGGCCTGCGACGCCAGGCCATGGTCGGCATCAATGTCGAGGGAGACCTCGACCCGGTGGCCGACGCGCTGACAGCCATGGCCGAGTGCGAGTACGTCGTGATGACCGCAGGGTCGTTCGACCTCATGGTGGAGATCGTCTGCGAGGACGACGACCACCTGCTCGAGACGATCAACAAGAAGATCCGCACGCTCCCCGGCGTGCGATCAACCGAAAGCTTCGTTTACCTGAAGCTGAAGAAGCAGACCTACATGTGGGGAACTCGATAG
- a CDS encoding ABC transporter ATP-binding protein, whose protein sequence is MTLLRLEGVSVRFGDRAVVDAVDLEVAEHETVCVLGPSGSGKSTLLRVVAGLQPVSAGRVLLGGADQAGVPVHRRGVGLMFQDHQLFPHRDVGGNVAFGLRMRARGKGPRARGSYEAQVAELLELVGLPGAQGRAVASLSGGEQQRVALARALAPSPRLLMLDEPLGQLDRGLRERLVVELQRLFSRLGTTVLAVTHDQGEAFALADRVVVMRDGRIAQAGTPLEVWQRPASEFVARFLGFENVVPGTVAGGAAATVWGKVPVPAGSPEGEQRLLIRPAGVELCAAGLACTVESRTFRGTHVALLLKPETGPVLEAECELAGAPAVGDRVAVTFSPAEVVVLPSP, encoded by the coding sequence ATGACCCTGCTCCGGCTCGAAGGGGTGTCGGTCCGCTTCGGTGACCGCGCGGTGGTGGACGCGGTGGACCTGGAGGTCGCCGAGCACGAGACCGTGTGCGTCCTCGGGCCGAGCGGCAGCGGCAAGTCCACCCTGCTGCGGGTGGTGGCCGGGCTCCAGCCGGTGTCCGCCGGCCGGGTGCTGCTGGGCGGGGCCGACCAGGCCGGGGTGCCGGTGCACCGGCGGGGGGTGGGCCTGATGTTCCAGGACCACCAGCTGTTCCCGCACCGGGACGTCGGCGGGAACGTGGCCTTCGGCCTGCGGATGCGGGCCCGTGGGAAGGGGCCGCGCGCCAGGGGATCGTACGAGGCCCAGGTCGCGGAGCTGCTGGAGCTGGTCGGGCTCCCGGGGGCCCAGGGCCGGGCCGTGGCCTCGCTGTCGGGCGGCGAGCAGCAGCGGGTGGCCCTCGCCCGGGCACTGGCCCCCTCGCCCCGGCTGCTGATGCTGGACGAGCCGCTCGGCCAGCTGGACCGGGGGCTGCGGGAGCGGCTGGTGGTCGAACTCCAGCGGCTGTTCTCCCGGCTGGGCACCACGGTGCTGGCCGTCACCCACGACCAGGGCGAGGCCTTCGCGCTGGCCGACCGGGTGGTGGTGATGCGGGACGGGCGGATCGCGCAGGCCGGGACCCCGCTGGAGGTGTGGCAGCGGCCCGCGTCCGAGTTCGTGGCGCGGTTCCTCGGCTTCGAGAACGTGGTCCCGGGGACGGTGGCGGGGGGCGCCGCCGCCACCGTCTGGGGGAAGGTCCCGGTCCCGGCCGGCTCACCCGAGGGGGAGCAGCGGCTGCTGATCCGCCCGGCGGGGGTGGAGCTGTGCGCGGCCGGCCTGGCCTGCACGGTGGAGTCCCGTACCTTCCGGGGCACGCACGTGGCCCTGCTGCTCAAGCCGGAGACGGGACCGGTGCTGGAGGCCGAGTGCGAGCTGGCCGGCGCGCCGGCCGTGGGGGACCGGGTCGCGGTGACCTTCAGCCCCGCCGAGGTGGTCGTCCTCCCGTCGCCCTGA
- a CDS encoding ferredoxin — MRLVVDLNRCQGYAQCAFLAPDVFTMHGEESLLYDPQPDEEHRENVVRAVHACPVRAILLDAVNGSLSTAEARGER, encoded by the coding sequence ATGAGGCTTGTCGTGGACCTCAACCGGTGCCAGGGGTACGCCCAGTGCGCGTTCCTCGCCCCGGACGTCTTCACCATGCACGGCGAAGAGTCCCTGCTCTACGACCCGCAGCCCGACGAGGAGCACCGCGAGAACGTCGTACGCGCCGTCCACGCCTGCCCCGTCAGGGCCATCCTGCTGGACGCGGTGAACGGGTCCCTGTCGACCGCGGAGGCGCGTGGTGAGCGGTGA
- a CDS encoding thiamine ABC transporter substrate binding subunit — MSTTKKIAGAALAAALGVTTLSACGDAKDKPAGAGDAPKTITLVSHDSFNVTDTVLKEFEQQSGYTVKVLKSGDAGAALNQEILTKGSPRGDVFFGVDNTLLSRALDNGIFTAYEAKGLGEVKPEYVLDKGHRVTPVDTGDICVNYDKQYFADKKIAPPQTLDDLLKPEYKNLLVTENAATSSPGLGFLLASVGKYGEDGWKDYWTQLKANGVEVVDGWEQAYNERFSGSAGGKKAKGDRPLVVSYASSPPVEVLYGEPQPAEAPTGVATGTCFRQIEFAGLLKGAKNEEGGKALLDFLVSKKFQEDMPLQMFVNPVVKDAKLPEIFTKHGVVVEKPETVAPDTIANNREQWVKAWSSLVVK, encoded by the coding sequence GTGAGCACCACCAAGAAGATCGCGGGCGCCGCGCTCGCGGCCGCGCTGGGCGTCACCACGCTCAGCGCCTGCGGCGACGCCAAGGACAAGCCCGCGGGCGCGGGCGACGCCCCGAAGACGATCACCCTGGTCTCGCACGACTCCTTCAACGTGACCGACACGGTCCTCAAGGAGTTCGAGCAGCAGAGCGGCTACACCGTCAAGGTCCTGAAGTCCGGGGACGCCGGCGCGGCGCTCAACCAGGAGATCCTGACCAAGGGCTCCCCGCGCGGAGACGTCTTCTTCGGGGTGGACAACACCCTGCTGTCGCGCGCCCTCGACAACGGGATCTTCACCGCGTACGAGGCCAAGGGCCTGGGCGAGGTCAAGCCGGAGTACGTGCTCGACAAGGGGCACCGGGTCACCCCCGTCGACACCGGCGACATCTGCGTCAACTACGACAAGCAGTACTTCGCCGACAAGAAGATCGCCCCGCCGCAGACGCTGGACGACCTGCTCAAGCCGGAGTACAAGAACCTCCTGGTCACCGAGAACGCCGCGACCTCCTCGCCCGGCCTCGGCTTCCTCCTCGCCTCCGTCGGCAAGTACGGCGAGGACGGCTGGAAGGACTACTGGACCCAGCTCAAGGCCAACGGCGTCGAGGTCGTCGACGGCTGGGAGCAGGCCTACAACGAGCGCTTCTCCGGCTCCGCCGGCGGCAAGAAGGCCAAGGGCGACCGCCCGTTGGTCGTCTCCTACGCCTCCAGCCCCCCGGTCGAGGTCCTGTACGGCGAGCCGCAGCCGGCCGAGGCCCCCACGGGCGTCGCCACCGGCACCTGCTTCCGCCAGATTGAGTTCGCGGGCCTGCTGAAGGGCGCGAAGAACGAGGAGGGCGGCAAGGCGCTCCTCGACTTCCTGGTGAGCAAGAAGTTCCAGGAGGACATGCCGCTCCAGATGTTCGTGAACCCGGTCGTCAAGGATGCGAAGCTGCCGGAGATCTTCACGAAGCACGGCGTGGTCGTCGAGAAGCCGGAGACGGTCGCCCCCGACACCATCGCCAACAACCGTGAGCAGTGGGTCAAGGCATGGTCCTCGCTCGTCGTGAAGTAG
- a CDS encoding NAD(P)/FAD-dependent oxidoreductase gives MSGDLALERLKREGRIVVVGASLAGLRAAETLREKGFAGSLTMIGDEPHEPYDRPPLSKQVLLGKAAADRTALPRRRDIDAKWRLGVPAAGLDMAARRVRLADGDEVEYDRLLIATGVRARPWPNEEEGALEGVFTLRTRDDGAALERRLAAGPRRVLVIGAGFTGSEIASACRERDLPVTVAERGDAPLVGALGGVIGEVAAEMHRDNGVDLRTGIMVTSLEGDSSGQVRAAHLSDGTVLEADAVIVSLGAQRNTEWLAGSGLGAGPRGIACDAGCRAFDIRGIVTDDIYVAGDVARSPHALFGYQFLSLEHWGNAVEQAQTAAHNMLSESSDRRPHMWVPAFWSSQFGVNIKSVGVPSMGTEILITQGSRAEHRFVGVYGYQGRVIGAVTFDSCRWLQFYQELIETTAPFPPPFATVDRRPEGNKPVPSDFPDPSVPTHGPTITLSGYSPADRRMTFTPAHH, from the coding sequence GTGAGCGGTGACCTTGCCCTGGAACGGCTCAAGCGCGAAGGCCGCATCGTCGTCGTAGGGGCTTCCCTGGCCGGCCTGCGGGCCGCCGAGACCCTGCGCGAGAAGGGGTTCGCCGGATCCCTGACGATGATCGGCGACGAACCCCACGAACCGTACGACCGGCCCCCGCTGTCCAAGCAGGTCCTGCTGGGCAAGGCGGCCGCGGACCGCACGGCCCTCCCCCGCCGCCGGGACATCGACGCCAAGTGGCGCCTGGGCGTCCCCGCCGCCGGACTGGACATGGCGGCCAGACGGGTCCGGCTCGCCGACGGGGACGAGGTGGAGTACGACCGGCTGCTCATCGCCACCGGCGTCCGTGCCCGACCGTGGCCGAACGAGGAGGAGGGCGCCCTCGAAGGCGTCTTCACCCTGCGCACCCGGGACGACGGGGCCGCGCTGGAGCGCCGGCTCGCGGCCGGTCCGCGCCGGGTGCTGGTCATCGGCGCCGGGTTCACCGGCTCCGAGATAGCCTCCGCCTGCCGGGAGCGGGACCTTCCCGTCACCGTCGCCGAACGGGGCGACGCCCCCCTGGTCGGGGCCCTGGGCGGGGTGATCGGTGAGGTCGCGGCCGAGATGCACCGCGACAACGGGGTGGATCTGCGGACCGGGATCATGGTCACCTCGCTGGAGGGCGATTCCTCCGGCCAGGTACGCGCCGCGCACCTGTCGGACGGCACCGTCCTGGAGGCCGACGCCGTGATCGTCTCGCTCGGCGCCCAGCGCAACACCGAGTGGCTGGCCGGGTCCGGGCTCGGCGCGGGCCCCCGGGGCATCGCCTGCGACGCGGGCTGCCGGGCCTTCGACATCCGGGGCATCGTCACCGACGACATCTACGTGGCGGGCGACGTGGCCCGTTCCCCGCACGCCCTGTTCGGTTACCAGTTCCTGTCGCTCGAGCACTGGGGCAACGCCGTCGAGCAGGCCCAGACCGCGGCCCACAACATGCTGAGCGAAAGCTCTGACCGCCGTCCCCACATGTGGGTACCGGCCTTCTGGTCCTCCCAGTTCGGCGTGAACATCAAGTCGGTCGGCGTGCCGTCCATGGGGACCGAGATCCTGATCACCCAGGGCTCGCGCGCCGAGCACCGGTTCGTCGGCGTCTACGGCTACCAGGGGCGCGTCATCGGCGCCGTCACCTTCGACTCGTGCCGGTGGCTGCAGTTCTACCAGGAGCTGATCGAGACGACGGCGCCCTTCCCGCCGCCGTTCGCGACGGTGGACCGCAGGCCCGAGGGCAACAAGCCGGTGCCGTCCGACTTCCCCGACCCCTCGGTCCCGACGCACGGCCCGACCATCACCCTCAGCGGCTACTCACCGGCCGACCGGCGGATGACGTTCACCCCGGCGCACCACTGA
- a CDS encoding cytochrome P450, producing MTQDILRKIIDYSSRADPYPLYEELRKTPVFHDGSGPYVVSTYYEIRSLLHDPRISSDARNLKSTAGDDPLAEPEQEGEAVLPPAFLRLDPPEHDRLRRMTNRPFGPPHSPHRVHEMRGELGDIVSGLIDGIAETGHLDRIDLVEQFSYPFPVSVICRLLGVPSEDESRFHVWADTLAASLDPDPDADPTERLKKTNDARMELGMYLAGLIEERRRNPTGDMLSELATAQGPDGAMTTMEVLSTSALLLIAGHETTVNLITNGMLTLLRHPDVLERLRTDPLLGVPIVEELLRYEPPVQLVPQRSTLAEIEVAGVTIPQGSSLWLILASGNRDPKRFEDPDRFDPDRDDIQHLGLGSGIHSCFGAPLARLEAQLALSELARRLENPRLLEDPPPYRQNAVLRGPRHLPIACDGIRP from the coding sequence ATGACCCAAGACATCCTGCGGAAGATCATCGACTACTCCAGCCGGGCCGATCCGTACCCGCTGTACGAGGAGCTCCGCAAGACGCCCGTCTTCCACGACGGGAGCGGGCCGTACGTCGTCAGCACCTACTACGAGATACGGAGCCTGCTGCACGATCCCCGCATCAGCTCCGACGCCCGCAATCTGAAGTCGACCGCCGGTGACGACCCGCTGGCCGAGCCCGAGCAGGAGGGGGAAGCTGTCCTGCCGCCCGCCTTCCTGCGGCTCGACCCGCCCGAGCACGACCGGCTGCGCCGGATGACGAACCGGCCCTTCGGTCCTCCGCACTCCCCGCACCGCGTCCACGAGATGCGCGGCGAGCTCGGCGACATCGTCTCCGGGCTGATCGACGGCATCGCGGAGACGGGCCACCTGGACCGGATCGATCTGGTCGAGCAGTTCTCGTACCCCTTCCCGGTGAGCGTCATCTGCCGGCTGCTGGGCGTGCCGAGCGAGGACGAGTCCCGGTTCCACGTCTGGGCGGACACCCTCGCGGCCAGCCTGGACCCGGATCCGGACGCCGATCCCACCGAACGCCTCAAGAAGACGAACGACGCCCGGATGGAGCTCGGCATGTACCTGGCCGGGCTGATCGAGGAGCGCCGCAGGAACCCGACCGGCGACATGCTCTCGGAGCTGGCCACGGCGCAGGGCCCGGACGGCGCCATGACCACCATGGAGGTGCTCAGCACGTCGGCGCTGCTGCTGATCGCCGGGCACGAGACCACGGTCAACCTGATCACGAACGGCATGCTGACCCTGCTGCGCCACCCGGACGTCCTGGAGCGGCTGCGCACGGACCCCCTGCTGGGGGTGCCGATCGTCGAGGAGCTGCTGCGCTACGAGCCTCCGGTGCAGCTGGTCCCGCAGCGCAGCACCCTGGCCGAGATCGAGGTGGCGGGCGTGACCATCCCCCAGGGCTCCTCGCTCTGGCTGATCCTGGCCTCGGGCAACCGCGACCCCAAGCGCTTCGAGGACCCGGACCGCTTCGACCCGGACCGGGACGACATCCAGCACCTCGGCCTCGGCAGCGGCATCCACAGCTGCTTCGGGGCGCCGCTGGCCCGGCTGGAGGCGCAGCTGGCGCTGAGCGAGCTGGCCCGCAGGCTGGAGAATCCGCGGCTGCTGGAGGACCCGCCCCCGTACCGGCAGAACGCGGTGCTGCGCGGCCCGCGCCACCTGCCGATCGCCTGCGACGGCATCCGGCCCTGA
- a CDS encoding ABC transporter ATP-binding protein produces the protein MVAPPDKTRPDSAAPQDDLLWARSLHYSHSGSPGLIGVSAGVRQGEILAVTGPRGCGKSTLLGCLAGQLVPEQGEVWFNSVPVHTMGAVARERLRRDRFAWIGPEPQLLPELKVWENAALPLLIGGAPYRAARHAACEWLERLDIDAFAHKRPGSLTRAECQRVALARALVGEPAVLFADEPTAPLHRAERALLLRTLTTAARSHGITVLLATHEEETAAVADRRLALLDGRPAAVAAAASPRTTEDQAACSLSA, from the coding sequence ATGGTGGCTCCACCGGACAAAACCCGGCCCGACAGTGCCGCGCCACAGGACGATCTGCTCTGGGCGCGGTCCCTGCACTACTCCCACAGCGGTTCGCCCGGCCTGATCGGAGTATCCGCCGGAGTCCGTCAGGGTGAGATCCTCGCCGTGACCGGCCCTCGCGGCTGCGGGAAGAGCACCCTGCTGGGCTGCCTGGCCGGGCAGCTGGTGCCCGAGCAGGGCGAGGTCTGGTTCAACAGCGTGCCCGTCCACACCATGGGCGCCGTCGCCCGCGAGCGCCTGCGCCGCGACCGGTTCGCCTGGATCGGGCCCGAACCGCAGCTGCTGCCCGAGCTCAAGGTCTGGGAGAACGCGGCCCTGCCCCTGCTGATCGGGGGCGCCCCCTACCGCGCCGCCAGGCACGCCGCCTGCGAATGGCTGGAGCGCCTCGACATCGACGCCTTCGCCCACAAGCGCCCCGGCTCCCTGACCCGCGCCGAGTGCCAGCGGGTCGCCCTGGCCCGCGCCCTGGTGGGGGAACCCGCCGTCCTCTTCGCCGACGAGCCGACGGCCCCGCTGCACCGCGCCGAGCGCGCGCTGCTGCTCCGTACGCTGACCACCGCCGCCCGCTCGCACGGCATCACCGTGCTGCTGGCCACCCACGAGGAGGAGACCGCGGCCGTCGCCGACCGCCGTCTGGCCCTGCTCGACGGCCGCCCGGCCGCCGTCGCGGCCGCCGCCTCCCCCCGGACGACGGAGGACCAGGCCGCGTGCTCGCTCTCCGCCTAG